In a single window of the Bacteroidota bacterium genome:
- a CDS encoding S8 family serine peptidase, which produces MENKITRSKLYAFLFLSLVFCLFTSDLFSQYTKYWIQFTDKIGTPYTTSNPSAFLSARSIQRRINQGIAVVQNDLPITPSYINSVTAVPNVTLINRSKWFNAITIYTADTNALNTINNFSFVLNTKPVQRYGRKFGIEENPSPFTSTLKNGNPIPAQYNYGPSYNQINMIGGVCLHNQGFHGEGMVIAILDAGFYKADSLSVFDSLRLNNQILGTWDFVDNDTMVYDAHPHGSWVLSTLGGNLPGQIVGTAPKANYWLFRTEQAATEYVIEEDNWVSGAEYADSVGADVLSTSLGYTEFDDTTQNHTYADMDGNTARISIGTDMAVSKGMFAVCSAGNSGWSAWHFIGAPADADSVLAVGAVDSLKNYAGFSSTGPSFDGRVKPNVAAQGQDAVVSDLATGITYLSGTSFSGPITAGVVACLWQAHPTATNMQLFNAIEQTASQYNNPDSLLGYGISDFCAANNALGVFDNASSSLEIFNVYPNPFQTNISFLVQGTHSNIQSLQIDNLLGEKVFQTTLNSKQGNLNLSFLPRGVYVLSVKAEGRSYSSKLVKY; this is translated from the coding sequence ATGGAAAATAAAATTACCCGCAGCAAGCTTTATGCTTTTTTATTTTTATCTCTTGTCTTCTGCCTTTTTACTTCTGACTTATTTTCCCAGTACACCAAATACTGGATTCAGTTTACAGATAAAATCGGAACGCCTTATACAACTTCCAACCCATCAGCATTTCTTTCTGCCAGATCTATTCAGCGCAGGATCAATCAGGGAATTGCTGTTGTTCAGAATGATTTGCCTATAACCCCTTCTTACATTAACAGTGTTACAGCCGTTCCCAACGTAACTCTAATCAACCGCTCAAAGTGGTTTAACGCCATTACTATTTATACGGCTGATACAAATGCGCTCAACACGATAAACAATTTTTCGTTCGTTTTGAACACAAAACCGGTTCAGCGTTATGGCAGGAAATTTGGAATTGAAGAAAATCCTTCTCCCTTTACTTCAACACTTAAAAATGGAAATCCAATACCTGCACAATACAATTATGGACCTTCTTACAACCAGATTAATATGATTGGCGGAGTTTGCCTGCATAACCAGGGATTTCACGGAGAAGGAATGGTCATTGCAATTCTTGATGCCGGGTTTTACAAAGCAGATTCTCTTTCTGTTTTTGATTCTCTCCGTCTGAACAATCAGATTCTTGGCACATGGGATTTTGTGGACAATGATACAATGGTCTACGATGCGCATCCGCATGGCTCGTGGGTGCTTTCTACATTAGGCGGAAATCTTCCCGGGCAAATTGTCGGCACCGCTCCGAAAGCCAACTACTGGCTCTTTCGCACTGAGCAGGCAGCAACCGAATATGTGATTGAAGAAGACAACTGGGTTTCAGGTGCTGAGTATGCTGATAGCGTTGGCGCAGATGTTTTATCTACTTCGCTTGGCTATACAGAATTTGATGACACCACGCAAAATCATACCTATGCCGATATGGATGGAAACACTGCGCGAATATCTATCGGCACTGACATGGCGGTGAGCAAAGGAATGTTTGCCGTTTGCAGCGCTGGAAATTCCGGCTGGTCTGCATGGCATTTTATTGGCGCTCCTGCTGATGCCGACAGCGTGCTTGCAGTGGGCGCAGTAGATTCATTGAAGAATTATGCCGGCTTTAGTTCTACAGGTCCGTCCTTTGACGGCAGAGTGAAACCCAATGTAGCCGCGCAGGGACAAGATGCGGTGGTGTCTGATCTTGCAACCGGAATTACTTATTTAAGCGGAACATCTTTTTCTGGTCCTATCACTGCCGGAGTGGTTGCCTGTTTATGGCAGGCGCATCCCACAGCAACCAACATGCAACTCTTTAACGCTATTGAACAGACAGCAAGCCAATACAACAACCCCGATTCATTGCTTGGCTATGGCATTTCTGATTTCTGTGCAGCAAATAATGCTCTTGGAGTTTTTGATAATGCCTCTTCTTCGCTGGAAATATTTAATGTTTACCCTAATCCGTTTCAAACAAACATTTCATTTTTAGTTCAAGGAACACATTCTAATATTCAAAGTTTACAAATAGACAATCTTTTGGGAGAAAAGGTTTTTCAAACAACGCTGAATTCTAAACAAGGAAACCTGAATTTATCTTTTTTGCCGCGTGGAGTTTATGTGTTGAGTGTAAAAGCAGAAGGAAGGAGTTATTCGTCAAAACTTGTGAAATATTAA
- the mnmA gene encoding tRNA 2-thiouridine(34) synthase MnmA — protein sequence MKKGRVLVAMSGGIDSSMAALFLHEQGYEVIGITMKTWDYASAGGSKKETGCCSLDSINDARTISVTYGFPHYVLDLREEFGESIINNFVEEYLAGRTPNPCVLCNTYIKWDALLRRADQLNCEFIATGHYARTRYEHGRYILSKGLDDTKDQSYVLWGLSQESLKRTIFPLANLTKKDVRKIAIEKGFPELANKSESYEICFIPDNDYRGFLRRKVADIDRRAGEGDFIFADGTVVGKHKGYPFYTIGQRKGLEIAVGEPMYVTKINPDTNTVTLGTIEDVKEQKMTVKKINLIKYDRLPENFQALTRIRHKDSGKMSTANQVENDSVEVFFHEKISAIAPGQSAVFYDGEDVVGGGIIEKAIE from the coding sequence ATGAAAAAGGGCAGAGTGTTGGTTGCAATGAGCGGAGGAATTGATAGCTCCATGGCTGCGCTTTTTCTTCACGAGCAGGGATATGAAGTGATTGGTATCACAATGAAAACATGGGACTATGCTTCTGCCGGTGGTTCAAAAAAAGAAACCGGCTGTTGCAGTCTCGATTCAATCAATGACGCAAGAACAATATCTGTTACTTATGGATTTCCGCATTATGTTTTGGATTTGAGAGAAGAATTTGGCGAATCCATCATTAATAATTTTGTAGAAGAATATCTGGCTGGCAGAACACCAAATCCCTGCGTGCTTTGCAACACCTATATTAAATGGGATGCGCTTCTCAGACGAGCTGATCAATTGAATTGCGAATTTATTGCGACTGGGCACTATGCCCGTACCCGCTATGAACATGGAAGATATATTTTGTCAAAAGGATTAGATGATACAAAAGATCAGTCGTATGTTCTTTGGGGATTATCTCAGGAAAGTTTGAAGAGAACCATTTTCCCGCTGGCAAATCTTACAAAGAAAGATGTCAGAAAAATTGCGATTGAAAAAGGTTTTCCGGAACTGGCTAATAAAAGCGAGAGTTATGAAATTTGCTTCATTCCCGATAACGACTACCGCGGGTTTTTAAGAAGAAAAGTTGCAGACATTGACAGAAGAGCCGGTGAAGGTGATTTTATTTTTGCTGATGGAACAGTTGTCGGAAAACACAAAGGATATCCGTTTTATACTATCGGACAGCGAAAAGGCTTGGAGATTGCTGTTGGAGAGCCCATGTATGTTACAAAAATAAATCCTGATACAAATACAGTTACTTTAGGTACTATTGAAGATGTGAAAGAACAGAAGATGACAGTAAAAAAAATAAATTTGATTAAGTATGACCGTCTGCCTGAAAATTTTCAAGCACTCACGAGAATCCGCCATAAAGATTCCGGAAAGATGAGCACAGCCAATCAGGTGGAAAATGATTCGGTAGAAGTCTTCTTTCATGAAAAAATTTCAGCCATTGCTCCCGGTCAGTCGGCAGTTTTTTATGATGGAGAAGATGTAGTCGGAGGAGGAATTATTGAAAAAGCAATTGAATGA